In Anthonomus grandis grandis chromosome 6, icAntGran1.3, whole genome shotgun sequence, one DNA window encodes the following:
- the LOC126737375 gene encoding evolutionarily conserved signaling intermediate in Toll pathway, mitochondrial yields MTIKNNLLYVKRKMFIKKLLRQGPQLYKLANQVNKSPRYFNTSSRYFKKNEDDNDQKDKSVMIRDMFSDCKNKNKNTYLQMINIFINQEHVYRRGHVEFIYSALKHMQEFGVERDLEVYRALIDVMPKGKFVPENIIQAEFMHYPKQQQCIIDLLQQMEENHVLPDFDMEDQLVAIFGRRGYPVRRFWRMMYWMPKWRYASPFPLPDPLPSDTYELAKLAIERISNVDPTNQVTIYHTADIKDSVDDTWIIGAQSVTQKRLLSENDPKHPVFVEGPFSVFLRGNYINYFMLRGQARTFDDTIEDADNVENIKNIKGSFFSYKPPIKSIVQVPSVHEQEDGVIYALCATGTSSKDSLLSWIRHLELDGNPVIANLSIVFTLRTASAEIATVEKERERQKQEDPEKIGDS; encoded by the coding sequence ATGACAATAAAGAATAATCTACTATATGTTAAGAGaaaaatgtttatcaaaaagcTGCTTCGTCAAGGACCTCAATTATACAAGCTAGCGAACCAAGTTAATAAGTCCCCCAGATATTTCAACACTTCGAGCcgctattttaagaaaaacgaaGACGATAATGACCAAAAAGACAAATCCGTCATGATAAGAGACATGTTTTCCGATTGCAAGAACAAAAACAAGAACACTTACCTTCAaatgattaatattttcattaatcaAGAACATGTTTATCGAAGGGGCCATGTAGAGTTCATCTATTCCGCTTTGAAGCATATGCAAGAGTTCGGGGTGGAGAGAGATCTCGAGGTTTATCGAGCATTAATTGATGTTATGCCAAAAGGAAAATTCGTCCCGGAAAATATAATTCAAGCAGAGTTTATGCATTACCCAAAACAACAACAGTGCATCATAGATTTGTTACAACagatggaagaaaatcatgttttacCAGATTTCGATATGGAAGATCAGCTGGTTGCTATCTTTGGTAGAAGGGGATATCCAGTTAGAAGATTTTGGAGAATGATGTACTGGATGCCAAAGTGGAGATATGCCTCACCTTTTCCCCTTCCAGATCCTCTTCCAAGTGACACCTATGAGCTAGCAAAGCTCGCTATAGAAAGAATAAGCAATGTAGATCCCACAAACCAAGTTACAATATACCACACTGCTGATATTAAAGACTCTGTGGATGACACATGGATTATTGGTGCCCAAAGTGTAACCCAAAAAAGATTATTAAGTGAAAATGATCCTAAACATCCAGTGTTTGTTGAGGGACCCTTCAGTGTATTTCTTAGAGGAAATTACATTAACTATTTCATGTTGCGTGGACAAGCTAGGACATTTGATGATACCATTGAAGATGCCGACAAtgtagaaaacataaaaaatataaagggttCATTTTTTAGTTACAAGCCACCTATAAAGAGTATTGTGCAAGTGCCATCAGTGCATGAGCAAGAAGACGGTGTCATTTATGCTCTTTGTGCAACAGGAACTTCATCGAAAGATTCATTACTCTCATGGATAAGGCATTTGGAGCTTGATGGCAATCCAGTCATAGCTAATTTATCAATAGTATTTACATTAAGGACTGCATCAGCAGAAATAGCAACAGTGGAAAAAGAAAGGGAGAGGCAGAAACAAGAAGATCCAGAGAAAATTGGAGACAGTTGA